From a region of the Corallococcus coralloides DSM 2259 genome:
- a CDS encoding MFS transporter — MNRLRELRSVLNLTVLVAGLGYFVDLFDITLFGVVRVASLKDLGLTDPSDIFQKGLFIYNAQMAGMMVGGLFWGLLGDKRGRLSVMFGSILLYSAANLLNPFVWDVNSYAACRFLGGLGLAGELGAAITLVAESLPKEKRGLGTTVVATLGMLGIVVAALVAQYLHWKAAYVTGGVLGLLLLFARFKVSESALFTQKGGPERGNPLLLLTGGRFTKYLGCILVGVPIYFTTGILFVFAPELTAGLHVQGTVTAGNAILFGSVGLTLGDLSSGLLSQWLQSRKRAVGFSLCAWFALVLVYGLMPGLTPTLIYALTFLIGLTVGYWAVLITMAAEQFGTNIRATVATSVPNFVRGSAVIAATAFGQLKGSLGVAHAALAVGAVCFVLALVALARLAETFHRDLDYVESANPASADAPTGSGA, encoded by the coding sequence ATGAACCGCCTCCGGGAACTGCGCTCGGTCCTGAACCTCACCGTCCTCGTGGCGGGCTTGGGCTACTTCGTGGACCTCTTCGACATCACGCTCTTCGGCGTGGTGCGCGTCGCGTCGCTGAAGGACCTGGGCCTCACGGACCCTTCGGACATCTTCCAGAAGGGGCTGTTCATCTACAACGCGCAGATGGCCGGGATGATGGTGGGCGGCCTCTTCTGGGGCCTGCTCGGGGACAAGCGGGGACGGCTGTCCGTGATGTTCGGCTCCATCCTCCTGTACTCGGCGGCCAACCTGCTCAACCCCTTCGTCTGGGACGTAAACAGCTACGCCGCCTGCCGCTTCCTCGGAGGCCTGGGGCTCGCGGGAGAGTTGGGCGCGGCCATCACGCTGGTCGCCGAGTCCCTGCCCAAGGAGAAGCGCGGCCTGGGCACCACCGTCGTCGCAACGCTGGGCATGCTGGGCATCGTCGTCGCGGCGCTCGTCGCGCAGTACCTGCACTGGAAGGCGGCCTACGTGACGGGCGGCGTGCTGGGCCTGCTGCTCCTCTTCGCGCGCTTCAAGGTGTCCGAGTCCGCCCTCTTCACCCAGAAGGGCGGCCCCGAGAGGGGCAACCCGCTCCTGCTCCTCACGGGCGGCCGCTTCACGAAGTACCTGGGCTGCATCCTGGTGGGCGTGCCCATCTACTTCACCACCGGCATCCTCTTCGTCTTCGCCCCGGAGCTCACGGCGGGCCTCCACGTCCAGGGCACGGTGACCGCCGGCAATGCCATCCTCTTCGGCAGCGTGGGCCTGACGCTGGGGGACCTGTCGTCCGGCTTGCTGAGCCAGTGGCTCCAGAGCCGCAAGCGCGCCGTGGGCTTCAGCCTGTGCGCCTGGTTCGCGCTGGTGCTCGTGTACGGGCTCATGCCGGGCCTCACCCCGACGCTCATCTACGCGCTGACCTTCCTCATTGGCCTGACCGTGGGCTACTGGGCGGTGCTCATCACCATGGCCGCCGAGCAGTTCGGCACCAACATCCGCGCCACCGTGGCCACGTCCGTGCCCAACTTCGTGCGCGGCTCCGCGGTGATTGCCGCCACCGCCTTCGGCCAGCTCAAGGGCTCCCTGGGCGTGGCGCACGCGGCGCTCGCCGTGGGCGCGGTGTGCTTCGTCCTGGCGCTCGTCGCCCTGGCCCGGCTGGCGGAGACCTTCCACCGCGACCTGGACTACGTGGAGTCCGCGAACCCAGCGAGCGCGGACGCGCCCACTGGCTCCGGAGCCTGA
- a CDS encoding PQQ-binding-like beta-propeller repeat protein: protein MLTLAVMACQRAPVEPAFQYSSDASSRTGLTALSDGVLLGNEAGAVVRLDREGRPVWTTRLGREVAVPPALAGESVVVGTVVGEVACLSLKDGKERWRLGGEPPVLTPPVVDDAGHTVFLVAPDGAVRALAVDSGQERWRRPAPKASAPVESLEPQVSVAPGLRAAPVLVADVLVVPLGAGLWALDAGSGEPRWSRPVTDVVGLDSERDTVFVATRPGRVLALSVKDGSTRWEQRLADGVTGPPARALGALWVGAGPSSLVGLSTAEGREVARVELPTPLVGRVQVGLEDLLLVPTSGHAGNLVALKAPGWTTAFTVRADTPLRTRPVVRGPLVFVLGLDGRVLAWRLRVPPPN from the coding sequence ATGTTGACGCTGGCCGTCATGGCGTGCCAGCGGGCGCCGGTGGAACCGGCCTTCCAGTACTCCAGTGATGCGTCCTCGCGGACGGGGCTCACGGCCCTTTCGGACGGGGTGCTCCTGGGCAACGAGGCGGGCGCGGTGGTGCGCCTGGACCGCGAGGGCCGGCCGGTGTGGACCACCCGACTGGGCCGCGAGGTGGCGGTGCCCCCCGCCCTGGCCGGAGAGAGCGTCGTCGTGGGGACGGTGGTGGGCGAGGTGGCCTGCCTGTCACTCAAGGACGGCAAGGAGCGCTGGCGCCTGGGAGGCGAGCCGCCCGTGCTGACACCACCCGTGGTGGACGACGCGGGACACACCGTCTTCCTGGTGGCCCCCGACGGCGCGGTGCGCGCCCTGGCGGTGGACTCCGGACAGGAGCGCTGGAGGCGGCCGGCGCCCAAGGCGTCCGCGCCGGTGGAATCCTTGGAGCCACAGGTATCCGTGGCCCCGGGGCTCCGGGCGGCGCCGGTGTTGGTGGCGGACGTGCTGGTGGTGCCGCTCGGCGCCGGGCTGTGGGCGCTGGATGCTGGGAGCGGTGAGCCTCGCTGGTCGCGGCCGGTGACGGACGTGGTGGGGCTGGATTCGGAGCGCGACACCGTGTTCGTGGCCACCCGGCCGGGCCGGGTGCTGGCGCTGTCGGTGAAGGACGGGAGCACGCGCTGGGAGCAGCGGCTCGCAGACGGGGTGACGGGTCCGCCCGCGAGGGCGCTGGGCGCACTGTGGGTGGGCGCGGGCCCGTCGTCGCTGGTGGGGCTGTCCACCGCGGAGGGCCGGGAGGTGGCGCGGGTGGAACTGCCCACGCCGCTGGTGGGCCGGGTGCAGGTGGGGCTGGAGGACCTGCTGCTGGTGCCCACGTCCGGGCACGCGGGGAACCTGGTGGCGCTCAAGGCCCCGGGCTGGACGACCGCGTTCACGGTGCGCGCGGACACGCCGCTGCGCACGCGGCCGGTGGTGCGCGGGCCGCTGGTGTTCGTGCTGGGGTTGGACGGCCGCGTGCTGGCGTGGCGCCTGCGGGTGCCGCCGCCCAACTGA
- the add gene encoding adenosine deaminase encodes MPTIRDDETPNATGIPSSARRTDITPPPTLAVTEELLHALPKTDLHCHLDGSMRLKTILELAEQQKIKLMADTEDGLAKAIHMGQVCKSLEEYLVAFDVTLSVLQTAESLYRAAYELAVDAAAENVRWLEVRYSPALHLQKGLKMTTVIDSVLEGLRAAKKETGIKCAVIVCGIRHINPQTSMRLAELSVAYKNRGVVGFDLAGAEASFPAKDHLDAFRLILKNNVNCTAHAGEAFGPESISQAIHSLGAHRIGHGTRLREDGDLLNYVNDHRIPMEVCPSSNVQTGAVSSLESHPLKFYFDYGLRVTINTDNRLITDTTVTKELWLAHRNLGLSLEDLTTIIVSGFKSSFLPFREKQDMLRQVNQEIATTLAAFEKRPVAAMRQPA; translated from the coding sequence ATGCCCACGATTCGTGACGACGAAACCCCCAACGCCACCGGCATCCCTTCATCCGCCCGGCGTACAGACATCACCCCGCCTCCCACGCTGGCGGTGACGGAGGAGCTGCTCCACGCGCTCCCCAAGACGGACCTGCACTGCCACCTGGACGGGTCCATGCGCCTCAAGACCATCCTGGAGCTGGCCGAGCAGCAGAAGATCAAGCTCATGGCCGACACCGAGGACGGCCTGGCCAAGGCCATCCACATGGGCCAGGTGTGCAAGAGCCTGGAGGAGTACCTCGTCGCGTTCGACGTGACGCTCTCCGTCCTGCAGACGGCCGAGTCCCTCTACCGCGCCGCCTACGAGCTGGCCGTGGACGCCGCCGCGGAGAACGTGCGCTGGCTGGAGGTGCGCTACTCGCCCGCGCTGCACCTGCAGAAGGGCCTGAAGATGACCACCGTCATCGACTCCGTGCTGGAGGGCCTGCGCGCCGCCAAGAAGGAGACGGGCATCAAGTGCGCCGTCATCGTCTGCGGCATCCGCCACATCAACCCGCAGACGTCCATGCGCCTGGCGGAGCTGTCCGTGGCGTACAAGAACCGCGGCGTCGTGGGCTTCGACCTGGCGGGCGCGGAGGCCAGCTTCCCCGCGAAGGACCACCTGGACGCCTTCCGCCTCATCCTCAAGAACAACGTCAACTGCACCGCCCACGCCGGTGAGGCCTTCGGCCCGGAGTCCATCTCCCAGGCCATCCACTCGCTGGGCGCGCACCGCATCGGCCACGGCACCCGGCTGCGCGAGGACGGCGACCTGCTCAACTACGTCAACGACCACCGCATCCCCATGGAGGTCTGCCCGTCCTCCAACGTCCAGACGGGCGCGGTGTCCTCGCTGGAGTCCCACCCGCTCAAGTTCTATTTCGACTACGGCCTGCGGGTGACCATCAACACGGACAACCGCCTCATCACCGACACCACCGTGACGAAGGAGCTGTGGCTGGCCCACCGCAACCTGGGCCTGTCGCTGGAGGACCTCACCACCATCATCGTGTCCGGCTTCAAGAGCTCCTTCCTGCCGTTCCGGGAGAAGCAGGACATGCTGCGGCAGGTGAACCAGGAGATCGCCACCACGCTCGCCGCCTTCGAGAAGCGCCCCGTCGCGGCCATGCGCCAGCCGGCCTGA